In Desulfolucanica intricata, the genomic window TTGATTATTCAGACCGGATGGAGCCCATCTTCCAGCTTCTAGAACTTCCCGTATTAATTCATCAGAAATCATTTCACCGGTAAAATGTCTTACAGAACGTCTTTCTCTAATTGCTTGTAATACTGAGTTATTGCTCATATTTATTAACTCCTTATCAATTAGGTTTATTTAATAAGAATATTTTATATTTATTGTGACAATTTGTCTACGGTTAATTAAGTTAATTAAGTGAAATTTATAAAACCAACAGGTGCAAGCTGCTTGAGTTTTATGGTTTGCTATATTGCTGAATAAGATTAATTCTTGTTAATGCAGGAGGATGGCTGTAGCTGAACCACTGAATAAAAGTAGGCGGGGATAAATCGGACAGGTTCTTTGTGGACAGAACTATCTGTAGGCGAATTGCTGCCGGGGCATCGCCTGTCAATTTAACTGCTACCCGATCAGCTTCCTCCTCCATATTTCGAGAAAAACTATTTTGCAGGGGGCTGCTGGCAAAAGAAATCAGTAAAAAAAACAGCAAGATTATTGCCCAAGTATGGGGCGGGTAAGGCATAGGCGTAGGTAGAGTTAATCGCAGTAAAATGAACAAAAGGCCCCATATTACAAAACTGCCAATAATGCTCAGGGTTAAACCTTTAATGATATGACCCTGTCGCCAGTGTGCCATTTCGTGAGCTACTGCCGCTTTCACCGCGTCTGTAGGATAGTTATTCAGCAGGGTATCGTAAAGAACAATGCGTTTTGTATGCCCCAGACCGGTAAAATAAGCATTAGCCTTAGTTGTTCGCCGGCTGGCATCCATCACCAGTACCTGCTCTACAGGTATTTGTGCTTTCTGGGAAAGTTCGTGGACTATGGCTGAAATTTCGGGGTTATCCACCGGTACAAAACGGTTGAAAAGAGGAGACACTACAACCGGCCATAGGAAACTTTGGACTATCATCCAGACCGAGATAAAAGCTGCGCAGGCTAACCACCAGGTACTTGACCAGCGGTTCATGCTCCAGAAAAGTAAAACAACACCGATAGCTGACAATATAAGATCTAATCCGGCACTCTTTAAATAATCTATCCACCAGGCCCCCATATTTTGGGTAGAAAAACCCCAGTGGTGCTGTAAGAAATAGCTGCCATAGAGTGTAAAAGGCAGGTTAATAAATCGTAATAGTATCCATAATGCCAGAAAAAAAAGTAGAATACTTCCCAGGTAATTTCCACCGGATAATTTTTGGCACCATCGGGAAAGAGCTGCTGCTCGGCCACCAAATACCATCCACAATAAAAAGATAGTTTGTACTAAAAAGCTGCTAATAAACAAAAGTTGTTGGGCCCGGCTGTACTTCCGTCCCTGGTCCACTTGCTCGGCACTAAAATATTTCAATGCATCGGGTAGGACTTGCCCGGGAAAGAGGGTAAACCACAGGTAAAGCAAACTAAATAATCCTACCAGCAAAATAATACCTAACCAGATAATGTTTAAACGAGGTTGCAGCTTTAAT contains:
- a CDS encoding M48 family metallopeptidase; translated protein: MQPRLNIIWLGIILLVGLFSLLYLWFTLFPGQVLPDALKYFSAEQVDQGRKYSRAQQLLFISSFLVQTIFLLWMVFGGRAAALSRWCQKLSGGNYLGSILLFFLALWILLRFINLPFTLYGSYFLQHHWGFSTQNMGAWWIDYLKSAGLDLILSAIGVVLLFWSMNRWSSTWWLACAAFISVWMIVQSFLWPVVVSPLFNRFVPVDNPEISAIVHELSQKAQIPVEQVLVMDASRRTTKANAYFTGLGHTKRIVLYDTLLNNYPTDAVKAAVAHEMAHWRQGHIIKGLTLSIIGSFVIWGLLFILLRLTLPTPMPYPPHTWAIILLFFLLISFASSPLQNSFSRNMEEEADRVAVKLTGDAPAAIRLQIVLSTKNLSDLSPPTFIQWFSYSHPPALTRINLIQQYSKP